A genomic stretch from Mycobacterium paraterrae includes:
- a CDS encoding helix-turn-helix transcriptional regulator, with protein sequence MAVRAAIRRADELSVTAFLGDLLDAPVAMVIEGEAGIGKTTLWLDALERARELGFTVLTARSAEAESVLAYAGLADLLADIDDSILADLPAPQQQSLDAALLRGSASSASSDARAVGAAFVGVLERLVTWSQRPVLVAIDDLQWIDVSSADAVSFAARRLPRGVGLLAITRSNTVAAHVQLAHPDAVRRIKLRPLSVGELHQVLTVRLGTSFSRPTLLRIHQIAGGNPFYGLELAREIDPRIGSDSLQLPSSLADLVGSRIARIGRDALDVLLATASVPAPTVRLLAQATDKTPERVLEVLSEAETHSVVVIDGNRVSFTHPLLAHGVYSESSPRRQRAIHRKLAELVAEPELRARHLALSDTTGEPETITALDAAAEIANARGAPAAAAELLDLAINLGATDPARRILCATHHFAAGGTGRARLMLEDVVADLPVGSLRAEALYQLALVRLHEDGFADAAELLESGLPEPGTDDLLRVRMLIMLAYALFNAAQPGHALDRVSQAVTEAEKVAVPILLSSALGMHETLGFLAGRGFDQATIRRAVELEDPNAPIPVPFRPSVQVALLRGWTGEFEHARNVLAAAGTRCVALGQEHELVFVAFSQAMMDLWRGDLHSVAIAGDETVERASQLGGDFPMFIGLTIRGAAAAYGGRVTEAANDLDEAIAAAKRCGSMRMGEWASTLRGFVENSLGNHQAALDILEPMLVMTRMLPEATEIIAAAYLPEAAEALIGVGRIDDAEPLIDTLEANGRRLDRAWMLATALRCRAMLWAARGDLDAAITAAEQAMTEHKRLPMPFEMARTQLLLGQIQRRQRRRENGTATLRDALTTFEQLGTELWAERARTELARGIGSRQRGEGLTTSERRIAELAVSGMTNRDIAAALFISPKTVEVNLSRVYRKLKIRSRMELQRAWNSGRADQ encoded by the coding sequence ATGGCAGTGCGAGCTGCGATTCGGCGGGCCGACGAGCTGTCGGTCACCGCTTTTCTCGGCGATCTCCTCGATGCGCCGGTTGCCATGGTGATCGAGGGCGAAGCGGGAATCGGCAAGACGACACTATGGCTCGACGCGTTGGAGCGCGCCCGCGAACTCGGGTTCACGGTGCTGACCGCCCGGTCCGCCGAGGCCGAGTCGGTGTTGGCCTATGCCGGATTGGCCGACCTGCTGGCCGACATCGACGACTCGATCCTTGCCGATTTACCCGCACCGCAACAGCAAAGCCTGGATGCCGCCCTGCTACGTGGTAGCGCGTCGTCGGCGTCGAGCGATGCGCGAGCGGTCGGTGCGGCGTTTGTAGGTGTGCTCGAGCGCTTGGTCACGTGGTCTCAGCGCCCCGTGCTCGTAGCTATCGACGACCTGCAGTGGATCGACGTTTCCAGCGCCGACGCGGTGAGCTTCGCCGCTCGCCGCTTACCACGGGGGGTGGGACTGCTTGCCATTACTCGGAGCAATACGGTGGCGGCCCACGTGCAGCTTGCCCATCCTGACGCGGTACGTCGGATCAAGTTGCGCCCGTTGAGCGTTGGCGAGTTGCACCAAGTGCTGACCGTTCGGTTGGGAACCTCGTTTTCGCGGCCAACCCTGCTGCGTATCCACCAGATCGCCGGCGGAAACCCTTTCTACGGTCTGGAATTGGCTCGCGAGATCGACCCGAGGATCGGATCCGACTCCTTACAGCTTCCGAGCAGTCTCGCCGATCTGGTGGGCTCACGTATTGCGCGGATCGGCCGCGACGCGCTAGACGTGTTGCTGGCTACCGCCAGCGTGCCCGCGCCGACCGTAAGACTGCTGGCTCAAGCCACCGATAAGACCCCCGAGCGGGTGCTGGAAGTGTTGAGCGAGGCCGAAACTCACTCCGTGGTCGTCATTGACGGTAATCGGGTGTCGTTCACCCATCCTTTGTTGGCTCATGGCGTTTACAGTGAGTCGTCGCCGCGGCGGCAACGCGCCATCCACCGGAAGCTCGCGGAGCTCGTCGCCGAACCCGAACTGCGGGCACGCCATCTGGCGCTGTCGGATACCACCGGCGAGCCCGAAACCATCACAGCCCTGGACGCGGCGGCTGAGATCGCTAACGCCCGAGGTGCACCCGCGGCCGCAGCCGAATTACTCGACTTGGCAATCAATCTCGGCGCCACCGACCCGGCGCGCAGAATTCTGTGCGCGACACACCACTTCGCGGCCGGCGGCACCGGGCGCGCGCGTCTCATGCTCGAGGACGTGGTCGCCGATCTACCGGTCGGCTCACTTCGCGCCGAGGCTCTCTACCAGCTGGCCCTGGTCCGGCTTCACGAAGACGGTTTCGCCGACGCGGCAGAGCTTCTGGAGAGCGGACTACCGGAGCCGGGCACCGATGACCTATTGCGCGTCCGGATGTTGATCATGCTCGCCTATGCACTGTTCAACGCGGCGCAACCCGGTCATGCACTGGACCGCGTAAGCCAGGCGGTGACCGAAGCCGAGAAGGTAGCCGTGCCCATCCTCCTCAGTTCGGCCCTGGGCATGCACGAAACCTTGGGATTTCTCGCCGGACGTGGATTCGATCAAGCGACCATCCGGCGTGCGGTCGAACTCGAGGACCCGAATGCGCCGATTCCCGTGCCCTTCCGGCCCAGCGTTCAGGTCGCGCTGCTGCGCGGCTGGACTGGCGAGTTCGAACACGCCCGCAACGTGCTGGCGGCCGCAGGCACCAGATGCGTCGCTTTGGGTCAGGAACATGAATTGGTCTTCGTCGCCTTTTCACAGGCGATGATGGACCTCTGGCGCGGAGATCTGCACAGTGTCGCGATCGCCGGAGACGAAACGGTCGAGCGCGCATCGCAGCTCGGCGGCGACTTTCCGATGTTCATCGGCTTGACGATCCGCGGGGCGGCCGCCGCTTATGGCGGCCGTGTGACAGAGGCAGCGAACGATCTCGATGAAGCCATCGCCGCTGCAAAGCGTTGCGGGTCGATGCGAATGGGTGAATGGGCATCCACACTGCGCGGATTCGTGGAGAATTCCCTCGGTAATCACCAGGCAGCCCTGGACATCCTCGAACCGATGCTGGTCATGACCCGGATGCTGCCCGAAGCCACCGAAATCATCGCCGCGGCCTACCTCCCCGAAGCCGCCGAGGCTCTGATCGGCGTGGGGAGAATCGATGACGCCGAGCCGCTGATCGACACGTTGGAGGCCAACGGTCGCCGCCTGGACCGCGCCTGGATGCTTGCCACGGCGCTGCGCTGCCGCGCAATGTTGTGGGCCGCCCGGGGCGATCTCGACGCCGCCATCACGGCGGCCGAGCAGGCCATGACCGAGCACAAGCGCCTCCCCATGCCCTTCGAGATGGCGCGCACCCAGCTCTTGCTCGGACAGATCCAGCGCCGGCAGCGTCGACGCGAAAACGGGACCGCGACACTGCGCGATGCGCTGACCACTTTCGAACAACTCGGCACGGAGCTTTGGGCCGAACGCGCCAGAACCGAGCTGGCGCGCGGGATCGGAAGCAGACAGCGCGGAGAGGGATTGACCACGTCAGAGCGGCGTATTGCGGAACTTGCCGTATCGGGAATGACCAATCGCGACATCGCGGCGGCACTGTTCATCAGCCCGAAGACAGTGGAAGTCAACCTGAGTCGCGTCTATCGCAAGCTCAAGATCCGCTCACGCATGGAGCTTCAGCGAGCTTGGAACTCCGGCAGGGCCGACCAATAA
- a CDS encoding permease, with protein sequence MTHDVLAAVGHALALAGSMTWEILWALILGFALSAVVQAVVRRSTIVSLLGDDHPRTLAVAAGLGAASSSCSYAAVALARSLFRKGANFTAAMAFEIGSTNLVVELGIILALLMGWQFTLAEFVGGPLMIVAVALLFRLFVRSRLVDAARRQADRGLAGSMEGHAAMDMSVAGDGSFLRRLLSQDGLTAVSHVFVMEWAAILRDLIVGLLIAGAIGAWVPESFWQHFFFANHPVLSTLWGPAVGPLVAIASFVCSIGNVPLAAVLWNGGISFGGVVAFIFADLLILPILNIYRKYYGTKMMLVLLGTFYTAMVFAGYVVEFLFGTAGLIPSERHAIVMESGISWNYTTWLNIGFLGLAALLVVRFVVTGGLPMLRAMGGSPDTEHEHHHHHCD encoded by the coding sequence ATGACGCACGATGTGCTTGCTGCGGTGGGTCACGCCCTGGCGCTAGCAGGGTCGATGACGTGGGAAATTCTCTGGGCGCTGATCCTTGGATTCGCGCTTTCAGCGGTGGTTCAGGCGGTGGTGCGCCGTTCGACCATCGTGTCCTTGCTCGGCGACGACCATCCACGGACATTGGCCGTGGCGGCGGGTCTGGGCGCGGCATCCTCGTCGTGTTCCTATGCCGCGGTGGCCTTGGCCCGCTCCCTTTTCCGCAAGGGCGCCAATTTCACCGCCGCAATGGCGTTTGAGATCGGTTCGACCAATCTGGTGGTCGAACTCGGCATCATCCTCGCCCTGTTGATGGGTTGGCAGTTCACCCTTGCCGAATTCGTCGGCGGCCCGTTGATGATCGTGGCTGTGGCCCTGTTGTTTCGACTTTTCGTGAGGTCGCGACTTGTCGATGCCGCCCGCAGACAAGCTGACCGTGGATTGGCTGGATCAATGGAAGGCCATGCCGCCATGGACATGTCGGTGGCTGGCGACGGATCGTTTCTGCGGCGCCTGCTGTCCCAAGACGGCCTGACGGCGGTATCCCATGTCTTCGTGATGGAGTGGGCCGCCATCCTTCGCGACCTGATCGTCGGCCTGTTGATCGCCGGGGCGATCGGCGCCTGGGTACCCGAGTCTTTCTGGCAGCACTTCTTTTTCGCCAATCACCCGGTGTTGTCGACGTTGTGGGGCCCGGCCGTCGGCCCGCTCGTGGCGATCGCCTCGTTCGTCTGCTCGATCGGCAACGTGCCGTTGGCCGCGGTGTTATGGAACGGCGGCATCAGCTTCGGCGGCGTCGTCGCGTTCATCTTCGCCGACCTGCTGATACTGCCGATCTTGAACATCTATCGGAAGTACTACGGCACCAAGATGATGCTGGTACTGCTGGGCACCTTCTATACCGCGATGGTTTTCGCGGGGTACGTAGTCGAGTTCCTTTTCGGCACAGCAGGTCTCATCCCCTCGGAGCGCCATGCCATCGTGATGGAGTCCGGGATCTCCTGGAACTACACCACCTGGCTGAACATCGGCTTTCTCGGGTTGGCGGCGCTGCTCGTCGTCCGCTTCGTGGTTACCGGTGGCCTTCCCATGCTGAGGGCGATGGGCGGCTCCCCTGACACCGAGCACGAGCACCACCACCACCACTGCGATTGA
- the sepIVA gene encoding cell division protein SepIVA, protein MYRVFEALDELSAIVEEARGLPMTAGCVVPRGDVLELIDDIKDAIPGELDDAQDVLDARDSLLHEAKAHADSTVSSASAESESMVNHARAEADRILADAKAQADRMVGEARQHSERMLGEAREEAARLAASAKREYEAAVTRAKSEADRLIENGNISYEKAVQEGIKEQQRLVSQTEVVQSANAESARLIDAAHVEADRLRGECDIYVDSKLAEFEEHLNTTLRSVNRGRHQLRTAAGVHDYAQR, encoded by the coding sequence GTGTACCGAGTTTTTGAGGCGCTCGATGAGCTGAGCGCCATTGTCGAGGAAGCGCGTGGCCTCCCGATGACTGCGGGCTGTGTGGTGCCCCGCGGCGACGTCCTCGAGCTGATCGATGACATCAAGGACGCCATTCCTGGTGAGCTCGACGACGCTCAGGACGTCCTTGACGCCCGCGACTCGCTGCTGCACGAAGCGAAGGCGCATGCGGATTCGACGGTGTCGTCGGCGAGTGCCGAGTCGGAGTCGATGGTCAACCATGCCCGCGCGGAAGCCGACCGGATTCTGGCCGACGCGAAGGCGCAGGCCGACCGGATGGTCGGCGAAGCCCGCCAGCACAGCGAGCGGATGCTCGGCGAGGCCCGCGAAGAAGCGGCGCGCCTGGCTGCGTCGGCCAAGCGCGAGTACGAGGCCGCCGTCACGCGGGCGAAGTCCGAGGCCGACCGGCTGATCGAGAACGGCAACATCTCCTATGAGAAGGCCGTGCAGGAGGGCATCAAAGAGCAGCAGCGTCTGGTGTCGCAGACCGAGGTCGTGCAGTCGGCCAACGCCGAGTCCGCCCGGTTGATCGACGCCGCCCACGTGGAGGCCGACCGGCTGCGTGGCGAATGCGACATCTACGTCGACAGCAAGCTCGCCGAGTTCGAGGAGCACCTCAACACCACCCTGCGCTCGGTCAACCGCGGCCGCCACCAATTGCGCACGGCGGCGGGCGTCCACGATTACGCGCAGCGGTAG
- a CDS encoding YceD family protein: MARQHSQTAQPRSDSPLVVNIARLGRRPGAMFLLRQTVANPARMGLDMIGIASGAPLDLDLRVESVSEGVLVSGTMSAPLTGECARCLAPFEQQIHVDLTELFAYSDSLTRATTDEDEVGHVVADTVDLEQPIIDAVGLELPFSPVCQEDCPGLCAKCGVALATAEPGHHHDEIDPRWAKLTTMLGENDGAGSE; encoded by the coding sequence ATGGCGCGCCAACACAGCCAGACGGCTCAACCGCGTTCGGACTCGCCGCTGGTCGTCAACATCGCGCGGCTCGGTCGCCGGCCAGGGGCGATGTTCCTGTTACGGCAGACCGTCGCCAATCCCGCGCGCATGGGTCTCGACATGATCGGTATCGCCTCCGGTGCGCCGCTCGACCTCGATCTACGAGTCGAGTCGGTGTCCGAAGGGGTATTGGTGAGCGGGACCATGTCCGCACCTCTGACGGGCGAGTGCGCGCGCTGCCTGGCTCCGTTCGAGCAGCAGATTCACGTGGACTTGACCGAGCTGTTCGCCTATTCGGACAGTCTCACGCGGGCGACCACCGACGAAGACGAGGTCGGTCACGTCGTTGCCGACACCGTCGACCTCGAGCAGCCGATTATCGACGCTGTGGGCCTGGAACTTCCATTCTCACCGGTGTGCCAGGAGGACTGCCCGGGGCTGTGCGCCAAGTGTGGCGTCGCACTCGCGACCGCCGAGCCGGGGCATCACCACGACGAGATCGACCCGCGATGGGCGAAGTTGACGACGATGCTGGGCGAGAACGACGGGGCCGGTAGTGAGTGA
- the rnc gene encoding ribonuclease III — MSDLLDALGVELPGELLTLALTHRSYAYEHGGLPTNERLEFLGDAVLGLTVTDELYHRHPERPESDLAKMRAGVVNTQALAEVARSLTDQGLGAHLLLGRGELKSGGMDKSSILADSLESLLGAIYLHSGIDAARQVILRLFSELLDAGGLLDWKTSLQELAAARGLGAVSYRVSATGPDHKREFTAVVVLMDTEYGFGVGRTKKEAEQKAAEQACRELDQHESALPGEPAG, encoded by the coding sequence GTGAGTGATCTGCTCGATGCGCTCGGCGTCGAGCTGCCCGGCGAATTGTTGACCTTGGCGTTGACCCACCGCAGCTACGCCTACGAGCACGGAGGCCTGCCCACCAACGAGCGCCTGGAGTTCCTCGGCGACGCGGTGCTCGGGCTGACCGTGACCGACGAGCTCTACCACCGGCACCCAGAACGTCCGGAGAGCGACCTGGCCAAGATGCGTGCGGGTGTGGTCAACACCCAGGCGCTGGCCGAGGTTGCGCGTTCACTGACCGATCAGGGACTAGGCGCGCATTTGCTGTTGGGCCGGGGCGAGCTGAAATCCGGCGGGATGGACAAGTCGAGCATTCTCGCCGACAGCCTCGAGTCTTTGCTCGGCGCAATCTACCTGCATAGCGGCATCGACGCGGCGCGGCAGGTAATTCTGCGGTTGTTCAGCGAATTACTCGATGCCGGAGGCCTTTTGGATTGGAAGACCAGCTTGCAGGAGTTGGCGGCGGCCCGCGGCCTCGGCGCGGTGTCCTATCGCGTCTCCGCAACTGGGCCCGACCACAAGCGCGAGTTCACCGCGGTGGTGGTTTTGATGGACACCGAGTACGGCTTCGGGGTCGGAAGGACCAAGAAGGAAGCCGAGCAGAAGGCGGCCGAGCAGGCGTGCCGCGAGCTCGACCAACACGAGAGCGCCCTTCCCGGGGAGCCTGCCGGCTAG
- the mutM gene encoding bifunctional DNA-formamidopyrimidine glycosylase/DNA-(apurinic or apyrimidinic site) lyase, translated as MPELPEVEVVRRGLQAHVVGKTITAVRVHHPRAVRRHEAGPADLTARLLDARISATERRGKYLWLTLDAPSGEEQALVVHLGMSGQMLLGDIPNAGHLRIAALLDDGTTLSFVDQRTFGGWMLADLVTVDGSVVPIPVAHVARDPLDPRFDTDAVVKVLRRKHSEIKRQLLDQTVVSGIGNIYADESLWRAKINGARLAEKLTRPQLTTLLDAAAEVMRDALAQGGTSFDSLYVNVNGQSGYFDRSLNVYGREGKPCKRCGAVIRRDKFMNRSSFYCPRCQPRPRA; from the coding sequence ATGCCCGAGCTACCCGAAGTCGAGGTGGTGCGGCGGGGTCTGCAGGCCCATGTGGTGGGCAAGACGATCACGGCCGTCCGGGTGCATCACCCGCGTGCGGTCCGTCGCCACGAAGCCGGCCCCGCGGACCTGACCGCTCGACTGTTGGATGCACGCATCAGCGCAACAGAACGCCGCGGAAAGTATCTGTGGCTGACACTCGATGCGCCCAGCGGCGAGGAGCAGGCGTTGGTCGTTCATCTGGGTATGAGCGGCCAGATGTTGCTCGGCGATATCCCGAACGCCGGCCACCTGCGCATTGCCGCGCTGCTCGACGACGGGACCACGCTCAGTTTCGTCGACCAACGGACGTTCGGCGGTTGGATGCTTGCCGATCTGGTCACTGTCGACGGTAGCGTGGTTCCGATCCCCGTCGCGCACGTGGCACGCGACCCGCTGGATCCCCGGTTCGATACTGATGCGGTGGTAAAGGTGTTGCGCCGCAAGCACTCTGAGATTAAGCGTCAGTTGCTCGACCAGACGGTGGTCTCCGGCATCGGAAATATCTACGCCGACGAGTCGCTGTGGCGAGCGAAGATCAACGGTGCCCGGCTGGCGGAAAAGCTGACTCGACCACAACTGACGACGCTGCTCGACGCGGCGGCCGAGGTAATGCGCGACGCGCTGGCCCAGGGCGGAACGTCGTTCGACTCGTTGTACGTCAACGTCAACGGACAGTCCGGCTACTTCGACCGGTCGCTGAATGTATATGGCCGCGAGGGTAAACCGTGTAAGCGCTGCGGAGCGGTGATCCGCCGGGACAAGTTCATGAACCGATCGTCGTTCTACTGCCCACGCTGTCAGCCGCGGCCGCGAGCCTGA
- a CDS encoding OsmC family protein: MTQLWVERTGVRRYTGRSSRGAEVLIGSDNVDGVFTPGELMKIALAACSGMSSDSPLARRLGDDYHATVRVSGDADREQEVYPLLDEALEIDLSGLADADKERVLTVVQRAVDQVCTVGRTLKAGTKVNFRIVDVGQ; this comes from the coding sequence ATGACGCAACTGTGGGTCGAGCGCACCGGCGTGCGCCGTTACACCGGCCGTAGCTCGCGGGGCGCAGAGGTGCTCATCGGATCCGACAACGTCGACGGCGTGTTCACGCCCGGCGAGCTGATGAAGATCGCTCTCGCCGCCTGCAGCGGGATGTCGAGCGATTCGCCGCTGGCCCGCCGGCTCGGTGACGACTACCACGCGACCGTTCGGGTTTCCGGCGACGCCGACCGCGAGCAGGAAGTCTATCCGCTGCTCGACGAGGCGCTCGAAATCGACCTGTCGGGTTTGGCCGACGCCGACAAAGAGCGCGTGCTCACGGTGGTCCAGCGTGCTGTCGACCAGGTGTGCACGGTCGGTCGAACGCTTAAAGCGGGAACGAAGGTCAACTTCCGGATCGTCGATGTCGGACAATGA
- a CDS encoding acylphosphatase — protein MSDNEDVRLTAWVHGRVQGVGFRWWTRSRALELGLTGYAANRPDGRVQVVAQGPRDPCEQLLLLLQSGETPGHVDTVVADWSPRGEAISGFSER, from the coding sequence ATGTCGGACAATGAGGATGTCCGGCTCACCGCCTGGGTGCATGGACGAGTGCAAGGAGTGGGGTTCCGCTGGTGGACCCGGTCCCGGGCGTTGGAGCTGGGTCTGACCGGCTACGCAGCCAACCGGCCCGACGGCCGCGTGCAGGTGGTCGCCCAAGGCCCACGTGACCCGTGTGAACAGCTGTTACTGCTGTTACAGAGTGGGGAAACTCCTGGCCATGTCGACACCGTCGTAGCCGACTGGTCGCCGCGCGGCGAAGCCATCAGCGGCTTCTCGGAACGCTAG